The following proteins are co-located in the Echinicola sp. 20G genome:
- a CDS encoding glycoside hydrolase family 105 protein, with amino-acid sequence MQLPSVRLFISPGYFTLLALFLLFINFTGNLRAQEIINDSNTPLHLIQPDYSVPYGEVSKNNVQEILLRVKNYLEQVTPAVLEDKNSGEIINDLEKANEKSIIKKGDFRLLSYEWGVVYAGMLAASEATGDESFRDYTFTRLTFLADLYTHYSKIQSKNMDLETPIDRVMFPHALDDAGAICAAMIKSQHNGLSVGLDKMIDNYIDFIMNQQFKLEDGTLARNRPLDHTLWLDDLFMSVPALAQMGNTTGEAKYFDEAVKQVLLFSKRMFNWEKKIYMHGWVEGSKNFPQYHWGRANGWAFMTLVELLDVLPESHPGREKIMEHFLALAEGLASYQSNTGLWHQLLDRKDSYLETSATAIYTYGFAKAINRGWLDYRVFGPLTILAWSGVSTKVNIKGQVEGTCVGTGMGFDPAFYFHRPISVYAAHGYGPVLLAGAEVYKLLENHSYEINETAVQFLE; translated from the coding sequence ATGCAATTACCATCGGTAAGATTATTTATATCCCCAGGTTATTTTACGCTATTGGCCCTATTTCTACTTTTTATCAATTTTACAGGAAACCTCAGGGCCCAAGAAATTATAAATGACAGCAATACGCCCTTGCACTTGATTCAGCCTGACTATAGCGTTCCTTATGGAGAAGTAAGTAAAAACAATGTTCAGGAAATATTGTTGAGGGTTAAAAATTATTTGGAACAGGTCACACCTGCAGTTTTGGAAGATAAAAATTCTGGTGAAATAATAAATGATCTGGAAAAGGCCAATGAGAAAAGTATTATCAAAAAAGGTGATTTTAGACTTTTAAGTTATGAATGGGGAGTAGTTTATGCAGGAATGCTAGCTGCTTCAGAAGCAACAGGAGATGAGTCGTTTAGGGACTATACCTTTACCAGGTTAACTTTTTTGGCTGATTTGTATACGCATTATAGTAAAATCCAATCCAAAAATATGGATTTGGAAACCCCTATCGACAGAGTGATGTTCCCCCATGCTTTGGACGATGCAGGAGCCATTTGTGCGGCCATGATAAAATCCCAGCATAATGGACTCTCAGTGGGTTTGGATAAAATGATTGACAATTACATAGACTTTATCATGAACCAACAATTCAAGTTGGAGGATGGTACATTGGCAAGAAACCGACCACTTGATCATACCTTATGGTTGGACGATCTATTCATGAGTGTGCCTGCACTGGCTCAGATGGGAAATACAACTGGAGAGGCCAAATATTTTGATGAAGCCGTAAAACAGGTGTTGCTATTTTCCAAAAGAATGTTCAATTGGGAAAAGAAAATCTATATGCATGGCTGGGTGGAAGGAAGTAAAAACTTCCCTCAATACCATTGGGGAAGGGCCAACGGTTGGGCATTCATGACGCTGGTCGAATTATTGGATGTGTTGCCTGAAAGTCATCCAGGCAGAGAAAAAATAATGGAGCATTTTCTTGCCTTAGCAGAAGGACTGGCCAGTTACCAATCCAACACAGGTTTGTGGCACCAGTTGCTGGATAGAAAAGACAGCTATCTAGAGACATCGGCCACTGCAATATACACCTACGGATTCGCCAAAGCAATTAACAGAGGCTGGTTGGATTATAGGGTCTTTGGGCCACTGACTATCCTTGCATGGTCCGGGGTCAGTACCAAGGTCAATATTAAAGGACAGGTAGAAGGTACTTGTGTAGGAACGGGAATGGGCTTTGATCCCGCTTTTTATTTCCATAGGCCAATAAGCGTCTACGCCGCGCATGGATATGGCCCCGTTTTATTGGCAGGAGCCGAGGTATATAAGTTATTGGAAAACCATAGCTATGAAATCAATGAAACAGCAGTTCAGTTTTTAGAATAA
- a CDS encoding nucleotidyltransferase family protein — MRFGLLKEEIESINKVFSGYPSISKVILYGSRAKGNFRPASDIDLTIEGNGFELSDLFELENKLDDILLPYKIDLSIKEHISNQELLNHIERVGEIFYERFNS; from the coding sequence ATGAGATTTGGTCTTTTAAAAGAGGAAATAGAATCAATTAACAAGGTGTTTTCAGGGTATCCATCAATATCCAAAGTTATATTATACGGCTCCCGTGCCAAAGGTAACTTTCGTCCAGCTTCGGATATAGACCTTACAATCGAAGGAAATGGATTTGAGCTTAGCGATCTTTTTGAACTTGAAAATAAATTGGATGATATTCTTTTACCTTATAAAATAGATTTGTCAATAAAAGAACATATTTCTAATCAGGAACTTTTAAATCATATCGAGCGAGTTGGTGAAATTTTTTATGAGAGGTTTAACTCTTAG
- a CDS encoding IS3 family transposase (programmed frameshift) has protein sequence MKKGRFTESQIIKALKEHESGRDVNELCRDLGIHRATFYNWKKKYGGMEVKEVQRLKELEEENRRLKQMYADLALDNKILKDILGKKVLTPAEKRNGVGYVTENYPVSISRACRLVGTCRSGHYYKSRKDDSTFLDVLREKAEEHSSYGFWKLYKRMRKEGLAYNHKKVYRGYKLLNLGMRRKGKKRVPERVKEPLLQPLYANKSWSMDFMSDTLVSGRRFRTLNIIDDYNRESLQIEIATGFPAKRVIRVLEEVISWRGRPERIRVDNGPEFISLALKEWCRSTGIELQYIQPGKPMQNAYIERFNKTYRNEVLNRYLFFDMEEVRELTRNWINDYNENRPHDSLGDMYPREFARRSGALTVDNFHEVTHN, from the exons ATGAAAAAAGGAAGATTTACAGAGAGCCAGATTATCAAAGCCCTCAAGGAACATGAATCCGGTCGTGACGTTAACGAACTTTGCCGGGATTTGGGCATCCACCGTGCTACCTTTTACAACTGGAAGAAAAAGTACGGGGGAATGGAAGTAAAGGAAGTGCAGCGCCTCAAAGAGCTGGAAGAAGAGAACCGCAGACTCAAGCAGATGTATGCCGACCTGGCCCTTGACAATAAAATCCTTAAAGACATTCTGG GGAAAAAAGTTCTGACCCCTGCTGAGAAGCGGAACGGGGTCGGTTATGTGACGGAAAACTACCCTGTAAGTATCAGCAGGGCCTGCCGTTTGGTGGGAACCTGCCGTTCAGGACACTATTATAAAAGCCGGAAAGATGACAGTACTTTCTTGGATGTATTGCGTGAAAAAGCCGAGGAACATTCCAGCTATGGGTTCTGGAAACTGTACAAAAGAATGCGTAAGGAAGGATTGGCCTATAACCACAAAAAGGTATACCGTGGCTATAAACTATTGAACCTGGGTATGAGAAGAAAGGGCAAGAAACGGGTTCCTGAAAGGGTAAAGGAACCTTTGTTACAGCCATTGTATGCTAACAAAAGCTGGTCAATGGATTTTATGAGCGATACATTGGTATCGGGAAGGCGTTTCAGGACGCTCAATATTATTGACGATTATAACAGGGAATCGCTCCAAATTGAGATCGCAACGGGTTTTCCTGCAAAAAGAGTGATCAGAGTGCTGGAAGAGGTTATCTCATGGAGAGGTAGGCCGGAAAGAATAAGGGTGGACAACGGTCCTGAATTCATCTCTTTGGCATTAAAGGAATGGTGCCGTTCCACAGGCATTGAGCTACAGTATATCCAACCGGGAAAACCGATGCAAAATGCCTATATCGAACGTTTTAACAAAACCTACAGAAACGAGGTCCTTAACAGGTACCTGTTCTTTGACATGGAAGAAGTCAGAGAGTTGACCAGAAATTGGATAAATGATTATAATGAAAACAGGCCCCATGACAGTCTGGGCGATATGTACCCTAGGGAATTTGCCCGCAGAAGTGGGGCGTTAACAGTGGATAACTTCCATGAAGTTACCCACAATTAA
- a CDS encoding nucleotidyltransferase substrate binding protein: MSKDIRWEQRFANYNKALLKLEQAVEYIRENYYQDGQYDELLFEKGEDIVKEGLIQRFEYTHELAWNVMKDFLKERGNIEIYGSRDATREAFSTGLIREGKIWMEMIQSRNKTSHTYNEDTAQEIFSKILEEYYPELLAFRVIMEEKRSGDQKDIFEG, from the coding sequence ATGTCAAAAGATATAAGATGGGAGCAAAGGTTTGCCAATTACAATAAGGCCCTACTCAAGCTTGAACAAGCGGTAGAGTATATTAGGGAAAATTATTATCAAGATGGCCAATATGATGAACTACTTTTCGAAAAAGGGGAGGATATTGTCAAGGAAGGTTTGATTCAGAGGTTTGAATATACCCACGAATTGGCATGGAATGTAATGAAGGACTTTTTAAAAGAAAGAGGGAATATTGAAATATATGGGTCAAGAGATGCCACCAGGGAGGCATTTAGTACAGGTTTGATCAGGGAAGGTAAAATATGGATGGAAATGATCCAGAGCAGGAACAAAACCTCGCATACGTACAATGAAGACACTGCCCAGGAAATTTTTTCTAAAATTTTAGAGGAGTATTATCCTGAACTTTTAGCTTTTAGAGTCATTATGGAAGAAAAACGAAGTGGGGATCAAAAAGATATTTTTGAAGGATGA
- a CDS encoding nucleotidyltransferase family protein, with the protein MRMEVQIAGHIEEFKSICKEHKVEHLYAFGSSISDRFDEKTSDIDILVKLSTSHPLEKGELLLSQWDTLEGFFDRKADLLTEQSIKKPVLRKSIEQSKQLIYDRTAEKVFAEIP; encoded by the coding sequence ATGCGGATGGAAGTACAAATAGCTGGGCACATTGAAGAATTCAAATCCATATGCAAAGAACATAAGGTTGAACATCTTTATGCTTTTGGCTCATCGATTTCTGACAGGTTCGATGAAAAAACAAGTGATATTGATATATTGGTGAAATTAAGCACTTCTCACCCCTTGGAAAAAGGGGAACTTCTACTTTCCCAATGGGATACATTGGAAGGATTTTTTGATCGAAAAGCAGATCTGCTTACCGAGCAATCCATAAAAAAACCAGTCTTGAGAAAATCAATAGAACAATCCAAGCAGTTAATCTATGACCGAACAGCCGAAAAAGTATTTGCCGAAATACCTTAA
- a CDS encoding JAB domain-containing protein, with amino-acid sequence MDTKNKNVVSNQVAEIVLSYRPNSKVSEKPQIDSSLTANRILRANWDESKIGFIEEFKVVLLNRANRVLGIINASSGGSAGTVVDLKVVFGAAMKASASAMIIAHNHPSGNLKPSEQDKRLTEKMVKAGKLLELPVIDHVIVTSESYYSFADEGGL; translated from the coding sequence ATGGATACCAAGAACAAAAATGTTGTTTCCAACCAAGTAGCCGAAATCGTGCTTAGCTACCGTCCAAATTCTAAAGTTTCAGAGAAGCCTCAAATCGACTCTTCTTTAACGGCCAATAGGATTTTAAGGGCCAATTGGGATGAATCGAAAATTGGGTTCATTGAAGAATTTAAGGTTGTTCTACTTAACCGGGCAAACAGGGTGCTTGGAATTATCAATGCCTCATCTGGCGGATCAGCAGGAACCGTAGTGGATTTAAAGGTGGTATTTGGAGCTGCCATGAAAGCATCTGCATCGGCCATGATCATAGCCCATAACCATCCTTCTGGTAATTTGAAGCCCAGTGAACAGGATAAAAGATTAACTGAAAAGATGGTGAAAGCAGGAAAACTACTTGAATTGCCAGTTATCGACCACGTTATTGTTACATCTGAGAGTTATTATTCATTCGCAGATGAAGGAGGGCTGTAA
- a CDS encoding AlpA family transcriptional regulator translates to MDLKFEDLPQAIANLIEQNKLILEAIQGTELINQSSRQILTLNKICELLELKKQTIYSYVSKGLIPYYKKAGKLYFIKDEITEWITSKPTVSKFEGVRYHQNGHIRDRGFKKI, encoded by the coding sequence ATGGATTTAAAATTCGAAGACCTACCTCAAGCCATTGCTAACCTTATAGAACAAAATAAACTTATTTTAGAAGCCATTCAAGGCACAGAATTGATAAACCAGAGTAGTAGACAGATTCTAACGCTAAACAAAATCTGCGAGCTCCTGGAGCTTAAAAAACAGACCATCTATAGTTATGTATCAAAAGGCCTCATTCCTTACTACAAGAAAGCCGGAAAGCTTTACTTTATCAAAGACGAAATCACCGAATGGATTACTTCCAAACCAACAGTATCCAAGTTCGAAGGAGTGAGGTATCATCAAAATGGCCATATTAGGGACAGGGGTTTTAAGAAAATTTAA